From the genome of Desulfovibrio sp. JY:
TGGTCCTTTTCCCTTGCTCCGGCAAGGGGCGGGGGAGCGGTTGCCCGTGGCGGGCTCTGGCGTTATGGAGCGATGACGGATGCAGGGCGTTCAAGGAGTACCCGTATGGATCGCAGAAAATTTCTTATGACGGCGGGGGCCATGGCCGCCTGTTGCGGCATGCCCGGCGTAAGCCTGGCCGCTCGTGGCGTAGCGCTACCTCCCCCGGCAACTCCCGGGGCCAAGACCTTGGAGGAGGCGCTCAAAAACCGGCAGAGCCGGCGGCAGTTCGATGCCCGGCCCCTGCCCGAGGCGGTGCTGTCCGGACTTTTATGGGTGGCAAACGGCGTCAATCGTCCGGAAATCGGCAAACATACCGCGCCGACGGCCATGAACCGCCAGGAGATCGCCGTTTACGTGGCCAAGGCGGACGGGCTTTTTCTCTACGAACCCAAGGACCATGCCCTCGCCCGCGTCAAGGACGCCGACCTGCGGGCCGTAACCGGCAAGCAGGCCTTTGCCGCCACGGCCCCGGTCGATCTCGTCTACGTGGCCGACATGGACAAGGTGGCGGGCTCCACGCCGGAGGAAAAGCTTTTTTACGCCGGCACGGACACGGGCTTTATCAGCCAGAACGTCTACCTCTACTGCGCGGCCATGGACCTGGCCACGGTGGTGCGGGCCAGCATCGATACGGCGGCCCTGGCCGCGGCCATGGGGCTGCCCGCGACCCGGCGCGTCACCCTGGCCCAGACCGTGGGCTATCCCAAGGCCTGACATCACGCTTTACTTATAAATGGTGTTCGTGGATGCTGGATCAGCGCAAGATAGCAGCGGTTGTCCGCATTCCGGCACCACGATAATCGCAGCACACTTGTGCCAAAAATCACAAGCATGCTGCTGGTCCGGCCCGCAAG
Proteins encoded in this window:
- a CDS encoding SagB/ThcOx family dehydrogenase yields the protein MDRRKFLMTAGAMAACCGMPGVSLAARGVALPPPATPGAKTLEEALKNRQSRRQFDARPLPEAVLSGLLWVANGVNRPEIGKHTAPTAMNRQEIAVYVAKADGLFLYEPKDHALARVKDADLRAVTGKQAFAATAPVDLVYVADMDKVAGSTPEEKLFYAGTDTGFISQNVYLYCAAMDLATVVRASIDTAALAAAMGLPATRRVTLAQTVGYPKA